The following coding sequences lie in one Flagellimonas eckloniae genomic window:
- a CDS encoding carboxypeptidase-like regulatory domain-containing protein — translation MYKKYKKTQKKIQTALVVLLVSVMGFSATNAFAFQEKQSVENFKQYKGEVIDQDSKKALIFATLAVEGTNISTITNTEGDFILKIPESVDDGTVIVSFLGYESKNILLSDLSPDKNKIELSVSVTQLSEVNINAPKDATTLVRQALARKGDNYFDDPTLMTAFYRETIKKRRKNVSLSEAVVNIYKTPYNSLRRDAVELYKARKSTDYSKLDTVALKLQGGPFNALYVDIMKYPEYIFAEGSIDDYKFAFSRSTRIKDRLIYVIKFDQKQSIDIPLYKGELFIDVENKTLTSAVYTLNIISKEKAARLFVRKKPANLDVWPTDVGYRVDYREKNGKWYYGYSNVLLTFKVDWKDKLFNSVYTMTAEMAVTDWEKNLTGELPKSKERLKKSIILSDEAIGFSDPDFWGQYNIIEPEKSIESAIKKIQRQLRRSKSNGSASKP, via the coding sequence ATGTATAAAAAATATAAAAAAACTCAGAAAAAAATCCAAACAGCACTAGTAGTGTTGTTGGTATCCGTTATGGGATTTAGCGCTACAAATGCATTTGCATTTCAGGAAAAACAAAGTGTAGAAAATTTTAAGCAGTATAAAGGGGAGGTAATTGACCAAGATTCTAAAAAAGCGTTGATTTTTGCAACCTTAGCCGTTGAAGGAACAAATATTAGTACAATAACCAATACCGAAGGTGATTTTATTTTGAAAATCCCGGAAAGCGTAGATGATGGAACTGTTATTGTATCATTTTTGGGATATGAAAGCAAGAATATTTTGCTTTCGGACCTTAGTCCTGACAAAAACAAGATAGAACTTTCCGTTTCGGTCACCCAACTCTCAGAGGTAAATATTAATGCCCCAAAAGATGCTACTACCTTAGTGAGACAAGCTTTAGCCAGAAAAGGGGATAATTATTTTGATGACCCAACTTTAATGACAGCATTTTATAGGGAGACTATAAAGAAAAGAAGAAAAAACGTCTCTCTTTCCGAAGCTGTTGTCAATATTTATAAAACACCATACAACTCCCTACGAAGGGATGCCGTTGAACTTTATAAGGCCAGAAAAAGTACGGATTATAGCAAGTTGGATACCGTTGCTCTTAAATTACAGGGAGGGCCTTTCAATGCGTTATATGTTGATATTATGAAATATCCAGAATATATTTTTGCAGAAGGCTCTATTGATGATTACAAATTTGCATTTTCCCGTTCTACAAGAATTAAGGACCGATTGATATATGTTATAAAGTTTGATCAAAAACAATCGATTGATATCCCGTTGTACAAAGGAGAGCTCTTTATTGACGTTGAGAACAAAACATTGACCAGTGCCGTATATACACTCAATATAATAAGTAAAGAAAAAGCCGCTAGATTATTTGTACGGAAAAAGCCGGCAAATTTGGATGTTTGGCCAACAGATGTTGGGTATAGAGTTGATTATCGCGAAAAAAATGGCAAATGGTACTATGGCTATAGCAATGTCCTTTTAACATTCAAGGTAGACTGGAAAGATAAATTGTTCAATTCTGTTTATACCATGACCGCAGAGATGGCCGTTACCGATTGGGAAAAAAACTTGACCGGAGAATTACCTAAAAGTAAAGAAAGACTAAAAAAATCCATTATTTTAAGTGATGAAGCCATTGGTTTTTCAGATCCTGATTTTTGGGGGCAGTATAATATTATAGAACCTGAAAAATCCATTGAATCCGCGATTAAAAAAATACAGCGCCAATTGAGACGATCTAAGTCCAACGGCAGCGCATCCAAACCTTGA
- a CDS encoding S66 peptidase family protein: MLERRKFINLVALVSASAVLPNCSTTKSIGEQGNSRLLPKRLQKRDTIGLIAPGYAVKPEILEEMKNTLVEMGFVPFHTDRIHGNHGYFSNTDKERAADLNEMFKNPKIDAILCARGGYGCTRIMQMIDYENIRMNPKMLVGFSDITALLNGIYKETGLITFHGPVGSTLNDAYSKQQFSNSLIHPKYPQTITNVVLEDEEMIADVEYDRYTITSGLATGKLVGGSLTLVNALIGTPHEIDFTDAIVCLEDVEEAPYRIDRMLTQLIEGSSFKNAKGVVFGVCKGCDRSKEYNNFTLKEVIMDRIAPLNIPAAYGMSFGHVPNNFTFPIGINAKWDADKMTLELLERAVN; this comes from the coding sequence ATGCTAGAAAGAAGAAAGTTCATTAACCTGGTAGCGTTAGTATCTGCAAGTGCGGTTCTACCAAATTGTTCCACAACCAAAAGTATTGGTGAACAGGGTAATTCACGTCTGCTGCCAAAACGACTACAAAAGAGAGATACAATAGGTCTTATAGCTCCTGGATATGCTGTTAAACCTGAAATTCTGGAAGAAATGAAAAACACATTGGTTGAAATGGGGTTTGTTCCTTTTCATACCGACCGGATTCATGGAAATCATGGGTATTTCAGTAATACAGATAAAGAAAGGGCGGCCGATCTTAACGAAATGTTCAAAAACCCAAAAATTGATGCTATTCTTTGTGCCCGAGGTGGATACGGATGCACTCGAATTATGCAAATGATAGATTATGAAAATATTAGAATGAATCCAAAAATGTTGGTTGGATTTAGTGATATCACAGCTCTTCTAAATGGTATTTATAAAGAAACTGGATTAATTACCTTTCATGGACCTGTAGGAAGCACGCTAAATGATGCGTATAGCAAGCAGCAATTTAGTAACTCTTTAATTCATCCAAAATACCCCCAAACCATTACCAATGTGGTTTTGGAGGATGAAGAAATGATTGCTGATGTAGAATATGACAGATACACAATCACATCAGGATTGGCAACAGGAAAATTGGTTGGTGGTAGCCTTACCCTAGTTAATGCACTTATTGGAACACCCCATGAAATTGATTTTACAGATGCGATTGTTTGTTTGGAAGATGTTGAAGAAGCTCCCTACCGTATAGATAGAATGTTAACCCAGTTGATTGAGGGGTCTAGTTTTAAAAACGCAAAAGGTGTGGTTTTTGGTGTTTGCAAAGGTTGTGATCGTAGTAAAGAGTATAACAACTTTACCCTAAAAGAGGTAATTATGGATAGGATTGCTCCGCTAAATATTCCTGCGGCTTATGGTATGAGTTTCGGTCATGTACCAAATAATTTCACTTTTCCCATAGGAATCAACGCAAAATGGGATGCTGATAAAATGACTTTAGAACTTCTGGAAAGGGCGGTTAATTAA
- the rocD gene encoding ornithine--oxo-acid transaminase has translation MAVLEQLTSQKAIDLENKYGAHNYHPLPVVLSRGEGVFVWDVEGKKYYDFLSAYSAVNQGHCHPKIVRAMTEQANTLTLTSRAFYNDMLGRFEEYAASTFKFDKLLPMNTGAEAVETALKICRRWAYQKKGVPENKAQIVVCENNFHGRTTTIISFSNDPVARKNYGPYTEGFIKIEYDNLIALEEALETNSNIAGFLVEPIQGEAGVYVPSEGYLKAAKQLCEKYDVLFIADEVQTGIARTGRLLATCGNCSCSDKHCSGTPDVKPDVLILGKALSGGAYPISAVLANDDIMEVITPGSHGSTFGGNPIAAAVGIAALEVVKEEELAENAFELGEIFREELKTFITTCDLVLGVRGKGLLNAILINDTEDSTTAWDICMALKENGLLAKPTHGNIIRFAPPLVMNREQLLDCVSIIIKTLQEFEKQ, from the coding sequence ATGGCTGTTTTAGAACAATTAACATCGCAAAAAGCGATAGATTTAGAAAACAAGTACGGAGCTCACAATTACCATCCACTTCCTGTTGTATTGAGCAGGGGAGAAGGTGTTTTTGTTTGGGATGTGGAAGGAAAAAAGTACTATGACTTCCTTTCCGCGTACTCCGCAGTAAACCAGGGACATTGTCATCCAAAAATTGTTAGAGCAATGACAGAACAGGCAAATACCCTTACACTGACCTCTAGGGCATTTTACAATGACATGCTGGGAAGATTTGAGGAATATGCAGCTTCAACTTTTAAGTTTGATAAGCTTTTGCCAATGAATACAGGTGCAGAAGCTGTTGAAACTGCTCTAAAGATTTGTAGAAGGTGGGCATATCAAAAAAAAGGAGTTCCTGAAAATAAAGCACAAATTGTTGTTTGCGAAAATAATTTCCATGGCAGGACCACTACAATTATCTCATTTTCAAATGACCCAGTGGCAAGGAAAAATTATGGCCCTTACACCGAAGGCTTTATTAAGATTGAATATGACAATCTAATTGCATTGGAAGAAGCCTTAGAAACAAATTCAAACATTGCAGGGTTTCTGGTTGAACCCATTCAGGGGGAAGCAGGTGTTTATGTACCTTCCGAAGGTTATCTAAAAGCTGCCAAACAACTTTGTGAAAAGTATGATGTACTTTTTATTGCTGACGAAGTGCAGACTGGTATTGCACGCACAGGAAGATTGTTGGCCACATGTGGAAACTGCTCTTGTAGCGATAAGCATTGCAGTGGAACACCAGATGTAAAACCAGATGTTTTGATTTTAGGTAAGGCACTTTCCGGAGGAGCGTATCCTATATCGGCTGTCTTGGCCAATGATGATATTATGGAGGTGATAACTCCAGGTAGCCATGGTAGTACTTTTGGTGGTAACCCCATAGCTGCTGCTGTGGGAATTGCTGCTTTGGAAGTTGTAAAAGAAGAGGAGTTGGCTGAAAATGCCTTTGAATTGGGTGAGATATTTAGAGAAGAACTCAAGACGTTTATAACTACCTGCGATTTGGTGTTGGGAGTTCGTGGAAAAGGTTTGCTCAATGCTATTTTAATTAATGATACGGAAGATAGTACCACAGCATGGGACATTTGTATGGCCTTAAAAGAAAATGGTCTTTTGGCCAAACCGACGCACGGTAATATCATCCGTTTTGCACCGCCTTTGGTAATGAATAGGGAACAACTACTGGATTGCGTTTCCATCATCATAAAAACACTCCAAGAGTTTGAAAAACAATAG